In Bosea sp. (in: a-proteobacteria), one DNA window encodes the following:
- a CDS encoding UxaA family hydrolase, which yields MTDVPALIRLAAEDNVATSRRPIPAGETIGEGLTTLVDVPRGHKVALRPIAAGEPVVKYGQVIGYASQPIAAGEHVHTQNVEMRDVELHHAFSSTARPTAFVPEAERAGFQGYLRPDGRVGTRNFIAILSSVNCSATVSHAAADYFNRGGGLAGFEHIDGVVALTHGGGCAINTQAEGYAYLTRTIAGYARHPNVAGALMIGLGCETNQIPLLMEKHGLSESEALRTMTIQEVGGTKKTIAAAIDAIGAMLDRANAARRSMQPASKLVVALECGGSDGYSGISANPALGHAADLLVRHGGTAVLSETPEIYGGEHLLTSRAASPRVAEKLLERIAWWRDYAASNKAELNNNPSHGNKAGGLTTILEKSLGAISKSGSTNLNAVYEYAERIDEPGFVFMDTPGYDPVAVTGQVAGGCNLVCFTTGRGSTAGYKPTPGLKLATNTPMYERMQDDMDINCGTIVTGDETVEEVGERIFRAMIETASGKPTLSEEHDYGHNEFVPWQVGAVM from the coding sequence ATGACCGATGTCCCAGCCCTGATCAGGCTCGCCGCCGAAGACAATGTCGCGACCTCGCGCCGACCGATCCCCGCCGGCGAGACGATCGGCGAGGGCCTGACGACGCTGGTCGACGTACCGCGCGGCCACAAGGTGGCGTTGAGGCCGATCGCGGCCGGCGAGCCCGTGGTGAAATACGGGCAGGTCATCGGCTATGCCAGCCAGCCGATCGCGGCGGGCGAGCACGTCCACACCCAGAATGTCGAGATGCGCGACGTCGAGCTGCATCACGCCTTCTCGAGCACCGCGCGGCCGACCGCGTTCGTGCCGGAGGCCGAGCGCGCCGGCTTCCAGGGCTATCTGCGGCCGGACGGACGGGTCGGGACGCGGAATTTCATCGCGATCCTGTCCTCGGTGAACTGCTCGGCCACCGTCTCCCACGCGGCGGCGGATTATTTCAACCGCGGCGGCGGGCTTGCCGGCTTCGAGCATATCGACGGCGTCGTCGCGCTGACGCATGGCGGCGGCTGCGCGATCAACACGCAGGCCGAGGGCTATGCCTATCTGACGCGCACGATCGCCGGCTATGCCCGGCACCCCAATGTCGCCGGCGCCCTGATGATCGGGCTGGGCTGCGAGACCAACCAGATTCCGCTCCTGATGGAGAAGCACGGCCTTTCGGAAAGCGAGGCCTTGCGGACCATGACGATCCAGGAGGTCGGCGGGACCAAGAAGACAATCGCGGCCGCGATCGACGCCATAGGCGCCATGCTCGACCGGGCGAACGCGGCGCGGCGCAGCATGCAGCCCGCCTCGAAGCTGGTCGTCGCTCTCGAATGCGGCGGCTCGGACGGCTATTCCGGGATCTCCGCCAATCCCGCGCTGGGGCATGCGGCGGACCTGCTGGTCCGCCACGGCGGCACCGCGGTGCTTTCGGAAACGCCTGAAATCTACGGCGGCGAGCATCTCCTGACCAGCCGGGCCGCGAGCCCGCGCGTGGCCGAGAAGCTGCTCGAGCGCATCGCCTGGTGGCGCGACTATGCCGCCAGCAACAAGGCCGAGCTCAACAACAATCCCTCGCACGGCAACAAGGCCGGCGGCCTGACCACGATCCTTGAGAAGTCGCTCGGCGCGATCTCGAAAAGCGGCAGCACCAACCTCAACGCCGTCTATGAATATGCCGAGCGGATCGATGAGCCGGGCTTTGTGTTCATGGACACGCCCGGCTATGATCCAGTCGCGGTGACCGGCCAGGTGGCCGGCGGCTGCAATCTCGTCTGCTTCACCACCGGACGCGGCTCGACCGCGGGCTACAAGCCGACACCCGGGCTGAAGCTGGCGACGAACACACCGATGTACGAGCGCATGCAGGACGACATGGATATCAATTGCGGCACGATCGTCACCGGTGACGAAACGGTCGAAGAGGTCGGCGAGCGCATCTTCC
- a CDS encoding MmgE/PrpD family protein produces MTAERPALLTLAEFAAGLQPEALPARVRERLRSSLIDCVWGCLHLHHDARAQAALTVMPRAAGGLAHVLTTGHRANAGDAAFVNALATAATDRSDTHLPTATHPGIIVIPAVLAALEERGGSGLDLERGIAAGYEIMGRIARAVMSPELARIFRPTAVAAPAAAAMAVASALRLDARRIAVAGSLAAQTAIGFNEWARAGTGEHVVHAAFAARNGVTSAYLAAEGFEAAPGALDGVSGLLAGYGVRARGAELTRDLGSTFEFDQIAFKPVPACFFAQTPAQVAAAMPPLDSGGIEAVEIRVTGQAAAYPGCAAATGIDTFQAAVMSIPFAVASTLLAGRLDAGAWARFQAPELAALAARCAVVIDAELSAAYPARSGCHIRVRMSDGRLVEQRHDDFASMSAAEVRQRFRDDAAPLIGAQAAERTLAAIAALETLPQARLIGEGAEPARVPRKTAS; encoded by the coding sequence ATGACGGCGGAGCGACCGGCTCTGCTGACGCTGGCGGAATTCGCCGCCGGCCTGCAGCCAGAGGCCCTGCCCGCGCGGGTGCGCGAGAGGCTGCGCAGCTCGCTCATCGACTGCGTCTGGGGCTGCCTGCACCTTCATCACGATGCGAGGGCCCAGGCCGCGCTCACGGTGATGCCGCGGGCCGCGGGGGGCCTGGCGCATGTGCTGACCACCGGCCACCGCGCCAATGCCGGCGACGCGGCTTTCGTCAACGCGCTCGCCACCGCGGCCACCGATCGCAGCGACACGCATCTGCCGACCGCGACCCACCCCGGCATCATCGTCATCCCCGCGGTTCTGGCGGCGCTGGAGGAACGCGGCGGCAGCGGGCTGGATCTCGAGCGCGGCATCGCGGCGGGTTACGAGATCATGGGCCGCATCGCGCGCGCGGTGATGTCGCCGGAGCTGGCGAGGATCTTCCGCCCCACCGCCGTCGCCGCGCCGGCCGCGGCGGCGATGGCCGTGGCTTCGGCGCTGCGTCTCGATGCGCGCCGGATCGCGGTCGCGGGGTCGCTCGCCGCCCAGACGGCGATCGGCTTCAACGAATGGGCGCGCGCGGGCACCGGCGAGCATGTCGTGCACGCCGCCTTCGCCGCGCGCAACGGCGTGACCAGCGCCTATCTGGCGGCCGAGGGTTTCGAGGCGGCTCCAGGAGCGCTCGACGGTGTTTCGGGCCTGCTGGCCGGCTATGGCGTGCGGGCGCGCGGCGCCGAGCTGACCCGCGATCTCGGCTCAACCTTCGAGTTCGACCAGATCGCCTTCAAGCCCGTCCCGGCCTGCTTCTTCGCGCAGACCCCGGCGCAGGTGGCCGCCGCGATGCCGCCCCTCGACAGCGGCGGGATCGAGGCTGTCGAGATCCGCGTGACCGGCCAGGCCGCAGCCTATCCGGGCTGCGCCGCCGCGACCGGGATCGACACCTTCCAGGCCGCGGTGATGAGCATCCCCTTCGCGGTCGCCTCGACGCTTCTGGCCGGCCGTCTCGACGCCGGCGCCTGGGCGCGCTTCCAGGCCCCTGAGCTCGCCGCGCTCGCGGCACGATGCGCGGTCGTGATCGACGCCGAGCTCTCCGCCGCCTATCCCGCCCGCAGCGGCTGCCATATTCGCGTGCGGATGAGCGATGGCCGGCTCGTCGAGCAGCGCCATGACGACTTCGCCTCGATGAGCGCCGCTGAGGTCCGCCAGCGCTTCCGCGACGACGCCGCGCCCCTGATCGGGGCGCAGGCGGCCGAGCGGACACTCGCGGCCATCGCCGCGCTCGAAACCCTGCCGCAGGCGCGGCTGATCGGCGAAGGCGCCGAACCCGCGCGAGTGCCCCGGAAAACCGCATCATGA
- a CDS encoding enoyl-CoA hydratase/isomerase family protein: MTDVVLTDLHNGVLTVTLNRPEDNNRIDRRTTAAIIAAIDRAATDKAVRVIVVTGAAPYFCGGGRPDGHPHGTLEQRSAYALAFVQMQEAFARANVPIVARVGGHCVAGGMSLLSFCDLAVAADDVEFGYPEVNYGQFPALALAVLIPMVPPKEAFDILYSGDRFSAARALELRLVNKVVPRSGLDAAVAEYIAMLKSKNQVSVGLGRRAYYAMTPMTPASRLEYAQTFLMTLLAAEGTGQVPPPAKHD; this comes from the coding sequence ATGACCGACGTGGTTTTGACCGATCTTCACAACGGGGTCCTCACCGTCACGCTCAACCGGCCCGAGGACAACAACCGGATCGACCGGCGCACGACCGCGGCGATCATCGCGGCGATCGACCGGGCCGCCACCGACAAGGCCGTCAGGGTGATCGTGGTCACCGGTGCCGCCCCCTATTTCTGCGGCGGCGGCCGGCCGGACGGGCATCCGCACGGCACGCTGGAACAGCGCAGCGCCTATGCGCTCGCCTTCGTCCAGATGCAGGAGGCCTTCGCCCGCGCCAATGTTCCGATCGTGGCGCGCGTCGGCGGCCATTGCGTCGCCGGCGGCATGAGCCTGCTCTCGTTCTGCGACCTCGCGGTCGCGGCCGACGATGTCGAGTTCGGCTATCCGGAGGTCAATTACGGGCAGTTCCCGGCGCTGGCGCTCGCGGTGCTGATCCCGATGGTGCCGCCCAAGGAGGCTTTCGACATCCTCTATTCCGGCGATCGCTTCTCCGCGGCGCGGGCGCTGGAGCTGCGTCTGGTCAACAAGGTGGTGCCGCGCTCCGGGCTCGACGCGGCCGTGGCCGAGTATATCGCGATGCTGAAGAGCAAGAACCAGGTCTCGGTCGGGCTCGGCCGGCGCGCCTATTACGCGATGACGCCGATGACGCCGGCCTCGCGCCTCGAATACGCGCAGACCTTCCTGATGACGCTGCTGGCGGCCGAGGGCACCGGGCAGGTGCCGCCCCCGGCGAAGCACGACTGA
- a CDS encoding acyclic terpene utilization AtuA family protein, whose amino-acid sequence MTKRTIRLGAGSAHEGDDLDAAKLLAEKGELDYIVFDCTSEKAISLALIRRSNGLPAFDAQLAAKLRAVAPACIRNGTRIIANAGGFDPDGAGMLAAEICRELGLKDVKIAYSTGGDVLDQLRRLDPTVIETGKPVSALGNNVLGALAYGGTDAIRQALAGGADIVLTQRAGDSEQFLAPMMHEFGWTGQDWDKIACGLGIGHLAECAAQLSGGYFYDPGYKDVPDMHRLGFPIIEMDEDGGATISKVAGTGGVISELTCREQLLYEIGDPKNYVHASGVVDFTTTRVEQLGPDRVRVDGTTGRPRTSDARVALAVREGYMGMSRIVYGGVGCYDKARKAAEMVRGQLRERCGVADENMRFDFIGVNALFDWGVDPSTVREVELRIAGRFMTMEEARKVPYFGSQLPCNGPAGGAWGRPIDQGGVEEIITFYSTRLPHSEIHYELKTLVS is encoded by the coding sequence ATGACCAAGCGCACCATCCGGCTCGGCGCCGGCTCCGCCCATGAGGGCGACGACCTCGACGCCGCCAAGCTGCTCGCCGAGAAGGGCGAACTCGACTACATCGTCTTCGACTGCACCTCCGAGAAGGCGATCTCGCTGGCGCTGATCCGCCGCTCGAACGGCCTGCCCGCCTTCGACGCTCAGCTCGCGGCGAAGCTGCGCGCGGTCGCGCCGGCCTGCATCCGCAACGGCACCAGGATCATCGCCAATGCCGGCGGCTTCGACCCCGACGGCGCCGGCATGCTCGCGGCCGAGATCTGCCGCGAGCTCGGCCTGAAGGACGTCAAGATCGCCTACTCCACCGGCGGCGACGTGCTCGACCAGCTGCGCCGGCTCGACCCGACGGTGATCGAGACCGGCAAGCCGGTCTCCGCGCTCGGCAACAACGTGCTCGGGGCGCTGGCCTATGGCGGCACGGACGCGATCCGGCAAGCGCTCGCGGGCGGCGCCGACATCGTGCTGACCCAGCGCGCCGGCGATTCCGAGCAGTTCCTCGCCCCGATGATGCATGAATTCGGCTGGACGGGCCAGGACTGGGACAAGATCGCCTGCGGCCTCGGCATCGGGCATCTCGCCGAATGCGCCGCCCAGCTCTCGGGCGGCTATTTCTACGACCCCGGCTACAAGGACGTGCCCGACATGCACCGCCTCGGCTTCCCGATCATCGAGATGGACGAGGATGGCGGCGCCACGATCAGCAAGGTCGCCGGCACGGGCGGGGTCATCAGCGAGCTGACCTGCCGCGAGCAGCTGCTCTACGAGATCGGCGACCCGAAGAACTACGTCCATGCCAGCGGCGTCGTCGACTTCACCACGACGCGGGTCGAGCAGCTCGGCCCGGACCGCGTGCGCGTCGACGGCACGACCGGGCGGCCGCGCACATCCGATGCGCGCGTCGCGCTGGCCGTGCGCGAGGGCTATATGGGCATGAGCCGCATCGTCTATGGCGGCGTCGGCTGCTACGACAAGGCCAGGAAAGCGGCCGAGATGGTGCGCGGCCAGCTCCGCGAGCGCTGCGGCGTCGCCGACGAGAACATGCGCTTCGACTTCATCGGCGTGAACGCGCTGTTCGACTGGGGCGTCGATCCCTCCACGGTGCGCGAGGTCGAGCTTCGGATCGCCGGCCGCTTCATGACCATGGAGGAGGCGCGCAAGGTCCCCTATTTCGGCTCGCAACTGCCCTGCAACGGGCCGGCGGGCGGCGCCTGGGGCCGACCGATCGACCAGGGCGGCGTCGAGGAGATCATCACCTTCTATTCGACCCGCCTGCCGCATTCCGAGATCCATTACGAGCTCAAGACGCTCGTCTCGTGA
- a CDS encoding RraA family protein, with protein MTPHRPIGERRNASAEQVPAATLDALAGLPTAILSDNMQGLVGTGLLRPWHRGGRMAGTAVTVRVRAGDNLVLHRALDHVRRGDVLVVDAGGEVAQAVTGKIMLTYLESIGCRGIVINGAVRGTDEIGRKDFPCFARGTTCRGPFKTGPGEYNIPVAIDTLVIAPGDIVVGDTDGLVAFPPTEAGRLITAAGAQLAKEEEGVRAIAQNRWDRSWIAATEAKYGLS; from the coding sequence ATGACGCCCCACCGTCCGATCGGCGAGCGCCGCAACGCCTCGGCAGAACAGGTTCCTGCCGCGACGCTCGACGCCCTCGCCGGCCTGCCCACCGCCATCCTGAGCGACAACATGCAAGGCCTGGTGGGAACCGGCCTGCTGCGGCCCTGGCATCGCGGCGGGCGGATGGCGGGAACGGCCGTCACCGTGCGGGTGCGTGCCGGCGACAACCTGGTCCTGCATCGCGCCCTCGACCATGTCCGGCGCGGCGACGTGCTCGTCGTCGACGCCGGCGGCGAGGTCGCCCAGGCCGTCACCGGCAAGATCATGCTGACCTATCTGGAAAGCATCGGCTGCCGCGGCATCGTCATCAACGGCGCCGTCCGCGGCACCGACGAGATCGGACGCAAGGACTTTCCCTGCTTCGCGCGGGGCACGACCTGCCGCGGCCCCTTCAAGACGGGGCCGGGCGAATACAACATCCCGGTCGCGATCGACACGCTGGTGATCGCGCCGGGCGACATCGTCGTCGGCGATACCGACGGCCTTGTCGCCTTTCCGCCCACCGAAGCCGGGCGCCTGATCACTGCCGCGGGCGCGCAGCTGGCGAAGGAGGAGGAAGGCGTGCGGGCGATCGCGCAGAACCGGTGGGACCGGAGCTGGATCGCCGCGACGGAAGCGAAATACGGGCTCTCCTGA
- a CDS encoding transporter substrate-binding domain-containing protein gives MIARRSLITCLSAVALAAMLALPAAAQAPGGTLDAILKRGKVLIGMDMSAPPFAYQDEKQQPAGSEVETARLIAKDLGVELEIVPTSAANRIPYLVTGRVDMMMGAFSIFPDRAKSVWFSAPYGSVTSVIMGPVGLAAKAYGDLAGKKISVSRGTYTEQVMMAALPKDVQIVRFDDDAQAMAAMASGQVDAYGVGNVPGSALIKRFPGKYDIKIIIPPRNWYSIGVRSGDTDLLQWLNTFVFFHRENGDLKKIYESIIGDTLPPPPVL, from the coding sequence ATGATAGCAAGACGCAGCCTCATCACTTGCCTGTCGGCCGTCGCGCTGGCGGCCATGCTCGCGCTGCCGGCCGCGGCCCAGGCGCCCGGCGGCACGCTCGACGCCATCCTGAAGCGCGGCAAGGTCCTGATCGGCATGGACATGTCGGCGCCGCCTTTCGCCTATCAGGACGAAAAGCAGCAGCCGGCGGGATCCGAAGTGGAAACCGCGCGCCTGATCGCCAAGGATCTCGGCGTCGAGCTCGAGATCGTGCCGACCTCCGCCGCCAACCGCATTCCCTATCTGGTCACCGGCCGCGTCGACATGATGATGGGCGCGTTCTCGATCTTCCCGGACCGGGCCAAGTCGGTCTGGTTCAGCGCGCCCTACGGCTCGGTGACCTCGGTCATCATGGGGCCGGTCGGGCTTGCGGCGAAAGCCTATGGCGATCTCGCCGGCAAGAAGATCTCGGTGTCGCGCGGCACCTATACCGAGCAGGTGATGATGGCGGCCCTGCCCAAGGACGTGCAGATCGTCCGCTTCGACGACGATGCCCAGGCCATGGCGGCCATGGCGAGCGGACAGGTCGATGCCTATGGCGTCGGCAACGTGCCCGGCTCGGCCCTGATCAAGCGTTTCCCGGGCAAGTACGACATCAAGATCATCATCCCGCCGCGCAACTGGTACAGCATCGGCGTGCGCTCGGGCGACACCGATCTCCTGCAATGGCTGAACACCTTCGTCTTCTTCCATCGCGAGAACGGCGACCTGAAGAAGATCTATGAATCCATCATCGGCGACACGCTGCCGCCGCCGCCCGTGCTCTGA
- a CDS encoding amino acid ABC transporter ATP-binding protein, with translation MSIVQLTSVRKSYGGFEVLKGVTLSVARGSVVVVIGRSGSGKSTMLRCINGLEKIQGGEITVNGKPVLPDEKALRALRRDIGFVFQSFNLFPHLTVERNITIGLTVVRGMALAEARTIAENALRQVGLLEKRDAYPDHLSGGQQQRVAIARCLALSPKVMLFDEVTSALDPELKGEVLKVIADLAQQGMTMILVTHEMQFARSVADHVVFMHEGLIWEEGPPATLFSQPGTPELKQFIATSL, from the coding sequence ATGTCGATCGTTCAGCTCACGTCGGTTCGTAAATCCTATGGCGGATTCGAGGTCCTGAAGGGCGTGACGCTCTCGGTGGCGCGTGGCTCGGTCGTGGTCGTGATCGGGCGCAGCGGCTCCGGCAAGAGCACGATGCTGCGCTGCATCAACGGGCTGGAGAAGATCCAGGGCGGCGAGATCACCGTCAATGGAAAGCCGGTTCTCCCGGACGAGAAGGCGCTGCGGGCGCTCAGGCGCGATATCGGCTTCGTCTTCCAGAGCTTCAACCTGTTCCCGCATCTGACCGTCGAGCGCAACATCACCATCGGCCTCACGGTGGTGCGCGGCATGGCTCTGGCCGAGGCGCGCACGATCGCCGAGAACGCGCTCAGGCAGGTCGGCCTGCTGGAAAAGCGCGACGCCTATCCCGACCATCTCTCCGGCGGCCAGCAGCAGCGCGTCGCGATCGCGCGCTGCCTGGCGCTCTCGCCGAAGGTGATGCTGTTCGACGAGGTGACATCCGCCCTCGACCCCGAGCTCAAGGGCGAGGTGCTGAAGGTGATCGCCGATCTCGCCCAGCAGGGCATGACGATGATCCTGGTCACGCACGAGATGCAGTTCGCGCGCTCGGTCGCCGACCACGTCGTCTTCATGCACGAGGGGCTGATCTGGGAAGAGGGGCCGCCCGCCACGCTGTTCAGCCAGCCGGGCACGCCGGAGTTGAAGCAGTTCATCGCGACCAGTCTCTAG
- a CDS encoding amino acid ABC transporter permease, which produces MGFRTFGLNDVIYLIEAARWTVLLALIAFAGGGIVGGLVTLMRISKSRVLRGFAIGFVEVLQGTPLLMQLFLWFFMLTLLLPVKLSSMTVAAIALTLNAAAFFVEIWRGSIEAVARTQWEAAASIGMSRMQQLRYIIVPQAFRIALAPTVGMMVVILKGTALTSLIGFVEVTRAGQLISGVTFQPLSTFLVVGAIYLVLCMPLAELSHRIERNFNVDRSAHVGS; this is translated from the coding sequence ATGGGCTTCCGCACCTTCGGGCTCAACGACGTCATCTATCTGATCGAGGCCGCGCGCTGGACCGTGCTGCTGGCGCTGATCGCCTTCGCCGGCGGGGGCATCGTCGGCGGGCTCGTCACGCTGATGCGCATCTCGAAGAGCCGCGTGCTCCGCGGTTTCGCGATCGGCTTCGTGGAGGTGCTGCAGGGCACGCCGCTGCTGATGCAGCTCTTCCTGTGGTTCTTCATGCTGACGCTGCTCTTGCCGGTGAAGCTGTCCTCGATGACGGTCGCGGCCATCGCGCTGACGCTGAACGCGGCGGCCTTCTTCGTCGAGATCTGGCGCGGCTCGATCGAGGCCGTCGCCCGCACGCAATGGGAGGCCGCGGCCTCGATCGGCATGTCGCGGATGCAGCAGCTTCGCTACATCATCGTGCCGCAGGCCTTCCGCATCGCGCTCGCCCCGACCGTCGGCATGATGGTGGTGATCCTCAAGGGAACCGCGCTGACGTCGCTGATCGGCTTCGTCGAGGTCACGCGCGCGGGCCAGCTCATCTCCGGCGTCACCTTCCAGCCGCTGAGCACCTTCCTGGTCGTCGGCGCCATCTATCTCGTGCTGTGCATGCCCCTGGCGGAACTCAGCCATCGCATCGAACGGAATTTCAATGTCGATCGTTCAGCTCACGTCGGTTCGTAA
- a CDS encoding amino acid ABC transporter permease encodes MNYTFQFGEVTRYWTWLLNGLLVTLAFTFVAAFLSVAVGILGAVARRSRFAWVRAVARLYVEIMRNTPFLVQLFILFFGLPSLGIRLNAYVAALIGLVLYNGAFMTEIIRAGLGAVHRSQVEAGLSIGMSRLQVFRHVVLVPALQKVYPALSSQFILLMLSTSVISAIGVDELTSFAGHIQTLNFRSIEVYLVSIVIYFIMTLLLRAGARSLGYVLFPYRRGAAAGAGV; translated from the coding sequence ATGAACTACACCTTCCAATTCGGCGAGGTCACGCGCTACTGGACCTGGCTGCTCAACGGCCTGCTGGTAACATTGGCGTTCACCTTCGTCGCCGCGTTCCTGAGCGTCGCCGTGGGGATATTGGGCGCGGTCGCGCGCCGGTCCCGGTTCGCATGGGTGCGCGCGGTCGCGCGCCTCTATGTCGAAATCATGCGCAATACACCGTTCCTGGTCCAACTCTTCATCCTGTTCTTCGGCCTGCCCAGTCTCGGCATTCGTCTCAACGCCTATGTAGCGGCATTGATCGGACTCGTCCTCTACAATGGCGCGTTCATGACGGAAATCATCAGGGCCGGCCTCGGGGCGGTGCACCGAAGCCAGGTCGAGGCCGGCCTGTCGATCGGGATGTCGCGGCTGCAGGTCTTCCGCCACGTCGTCCTCGTGCCGGCCCTGCAGAAGGTCTACCCGGCGCTGTCGAGCCAGTTCATCCTGCTGATGCTGAGCACGAGCGTGATTTCGGCGATCGGCGTCGACGAGCTGACCTCATTCGCCGGCCATATCCAGACGCTCAATTTCCGCAGCATCGAGGTCTATCTCGTCTCGATCGTGATCTATTTCATCATGACGCTCCTGCTGCGGGCGGGCGCACGCAGCCTCGGCTACGTGCTGTTCCCCTATCGGCGCGGCGCGGCAGCCGGCGCGGGGGTCTGA
- a CDS encoding GntR family transcriptional regulator translates to MSSASASGDEDGAVGEALYLRFERILRRSIENGTLPAGTVLLEGPLAEILGSSRAPVRQALMQLQGAGLVERFEGRGYRVGGDRAGVRRVKLSAGMLDIDEAPEMLKRSFAWQGIYEEVERMIIHRSAFGSYRVNELELARHYNVGRTVAHDVLVRLQSLGMLEKDERQRWIIVSLDRERLNFLYELRELLEPAALAQAIPHLPRGEVEAMRQRLLDCLKAYPAVTATQMNELEYDLHVRCLEACPNKELLGALLRSRCVLTLSKHVLGVEMDVPVHEPFMEEHLHIFDAMLAGKEKGVAKALRAHLELSRPKVVARLEEFRRVFTPPPLGYVS, encoded by the coding sequence GTGTCGTCCGCTTCTGCTTCCGGGGACGAGGACGGCGCGGTCGGCGAGGCGCTCTATCTGCGTTTCGAGCGCATCCTGCGCCGCTCGATCGAGAATGGCACCCTGCCAGCCGGCACCGTCCTGCTCGAAGGCCCGCTCGCGGAGATCCTCGGATCGAGCCGGGCGCCGGTGCGCCAGGCCCTGATGCAGTTGCAGGGGGCCGGGCTCGTCGAGCGCTTCGAGGGCCGCGGCTACCGTGTCGGCGGCGACAGGGCCGGCGTTCGCCGGGTCAAGCTTTCCGCCGGGATGCTCGATATCGACGAAGCGCCGGAGATGCTGAAGCGCTCCTTCGCCTGGCAGGGGATCTATGAGGAGGTCGAGCGGATGATCATTCACCGCTCGGCTTTCGGCAGCTACCGCGTCAACGAGCTCGAGCTCGCCCGCCACTACAATGTCGGGCGCACCGTCGCTCATGACGTCCTGGTCAGGCTGCAAAGCCTCGGCATGCTGGAGAAGGATGAGCGCCAGCGCTGGATCATCGTCTCGCTCGACCGGGAGAGGCTGAACTTTCTCTACGAGCTGCGCGAATTGCTGGAGCCGGCGGCGCTCGCCCAGGCGATCCCGCACCTGCCCCGGGGCGAGGTCGAGGCGATGCGCCAGCGGCTGCTCGATTGCCTGAAGGCCTATCCGGCCGTCACCGCCACGCAGATGAACGAGCTGGAATACGATCTCCATGTCCGCTGCCTCGAGGCCTGCCCCAACAAGGAGCTGCTCGGCGCCCTGCTGCGCTCGCGTTGCGTGCTGACGCTGAGCAAGCATGTGCTCGGCGTCGAAATGGACGTGCCGGTGCATGAGCCCTTCATGGAAGAGCATCTGCACATCTTCGACGCCATGCTCGCCGGCAAGGAGAAGGGCGTGGCCAAGGCGCTGCGCGCGCATCTCGAACTGTCCCGTCCGAAGGTCGTCGCGCGGCTGGAGGAGTTTCGGCGGGTGTTCACCCCGCCGCCGCTCGGTTACGTCAGTTGA
- a CDS encoding NAD(P)-dependent alcohol dehydrogenase, protein MSRPMVRTLSLVDGFGFDNLRWIDREPADPGPGEVRVRITALALNYRDLQVVEGVRRIPLPLVPLSDACGVVMALGAGVTGFSVGDRVMPAFIKGWHHGPLPLLDSLPTLGGPLDGVAREEAVFPQDELVAVPPHLSDAEAAALPCAGVSAWNALFVATALKPGDHVLVQGTGGVSLFALQFAKLAGARVTLISSSDGKLERARALGADLGINYRAEPDWGAAILARAGPVDCVVEVGGTQTLGQSLVCLRNGGHVSFVGFLSGTTPSFDLGELSRKGIGLRGIRVGNRDSFEAMGRAVAQHRLKPVIDGVRPFDEVPQALRTFKQGGHFGKVCLTL, encoded by the coding sequence TTGAGCCGTCCGATGGTGCGCACGCTTTCCCTCGTCGACGGCTTCGGCTTCGACAACCTGCGCTGGATCGATCGCGAGCCGGCCGATCCCGGCCCCGGCGAGGTGCGCGTCCGCATCACGGCGCTCGCCCTCAACTATCGCGACCTCCAGGTGGTCGAGGGGGTGCGCCGGATCCCGCTGCCGCTCGTGCCGCTGTCCGATGCCTGCGGCGTGGTCATGGCTCTCGGGGCCGGCGTCACCGGTTTTTCGGTCGGCGACCGGGTGATGCCCGCCTTCATCAAGGGCTGGCATCACGGGCCGCTGCCGCTGCTCGACAGCCTGCCGACGCTGGGCGGACCGCTCGACGGCGTCGCGCGCGAGGAGGCGGTGTTTCCCCAGGACGAGCTGGTCGCCGTGCCGCCGCATCTTTCCGATGCCGAGGCCGCGGCGCTGCCCTGCGCCGGCGTCTCCGCCTGGAATGCTCTTTTCGTGGCGACCGCGCTGAAGCCGGGGGATCATGTGCTGGTCCAGGGCACGGGCGGCGTCTCGCTCTTCGCGCTGCAATTCGCGAAGCTCGCCGGCGCGCGCGTCACGCTGATCTCCAGCAGCGACGGCAAGCTCGAACGGGCCCGCGCGCTCGGAGCCGATCTCGGCATCAATTACCGGGCCGAGCCGGATTGGGGCGCGGCCATCCTCGCCCGGGCCGGGCCGGTCGATTGCGTCGTCGAGGTCGGCGGCACGCAGACGCTCGGGCAATCATTGGTCTGCCTGCGCAATGGCGGGCATGTCAGCTTCGTCGGCTTCCTGTCGGGGACGACGCCGTCGTTCGACCTGGGCGAGCTCAGCCGCAAGGGCATCGGGCTGCGCGGCATCCGGGTCGGCAACCGCGACAGCTTCGAGGCGATGGGCCGCGCCGTCGCGCAGCATCGGCTTAAACCCGTCATCGATGGCGTAAGGCCGTTCGACGAGGTTCCGCAGGCGCTGCGGACCTTCAAGCAAGGCGGCCATTTCGGCAAGGTCTGCCTGACGCTCTGA